In Lewinellaceae bacterium, a single window of DNA contains:
- a CDS encoding tetratricopeptide repeat protein, which yields MQQNTLHIIILLLLAPSLARLQPPSRYFSRPSAFGQKMEQLLEAGEAEAVQKAAEQLIQSQPAPQEQGLALFYLGQAKIQEGFHTQGQLTLEDALSRFRYAGYREGTAVALAELGILALQSGELPQAGRCFQEAEGLAKKLALPKLLYVLRYHQALLYSTDISKAVQYLKEGLIWAEVLKDSSKIGAICEELYTQYRYAGQNDSAVAFYQRFIGIKEEQGNTVELIGDYIAYGGYQEQLGNYAEAQRYLIRALEMAESIQDTFSIMSLYTNIGAVFKAQKDWGNALSYSRKAAAMARLRNIRGIEAVNLKNQADVLSETGQPGMAASNYQQALKIFLELNQPIAAAEAQISLLKMQDQGHLSGTDDTERAIKILTEALTIRKKINDRANMLHTQLVLARLELFRGEYGRAEALLLEALEWSTEMESQSSRVEAYSLLARARAGMGDFQRAYHFQEQLRIVQDSILSRQNTSIVQELEVKYQAEKKDRALAERQARAEQLEAEIQKKYYQVVLLAVGSILASLIACLLFFLFRYNKRLHLHRLEIIRKEQETRHLQAVIEGEEKERKRLAHELHDGLGAVLATAKMQISALSDNVPAVQLSHSYSKAEHLLDEACRSVREISHNLTPDILEQNGLEFALHYLCESIAKAHGLETDFIPFGLEADIPEPASIAVYRITQELLKNITQHSGARSVIVQAALEDGWLHLIVEDDGRGFELNGDFAGGIGLFNMRSRVSYLGGRLSVESQPGQGSTFCVDLPVGGRE from the coding sequence ATGCAACAAAATACGCTCCACATAATAATTCTCCTCCTGCTGGCGCCATCCCTGGCCCGGCTGCAGCCTCCTTCCCGCTATTTCTCGCGGCCATCGGCCTTCGGGCAGAAGATGGAGCAATTGCTGGAAGCCGGAGAGGCCGAAGCTGTGCAGAAAGCCGCAGAACAACTGATCCAAAGCCAGCCGGCGCCCCAGGAACAGGGGCTGGCCCTTTTCTACCTGGGCCAGGCCAAAATTCAGGAAGGTTTCCACACCCAGGGGCAGCTTACGCTGGAAGATGCGCTGAGCCGGTTTCGCTATGCAGGCTACCGGGAAGGCACTGCTGTAGCGCTGGCAGAACTGGGCATCCTTGCCCTGCAGTCGGGCGAGCTGCCCCAGGCAGGCCGCTGCTTTCAGGAAGCCGAAGGCCTGGCCAAAAAGCTGGCCCTTCCTAAGCTTTTATATGTGCTGCGTTATCACCAGGCGCTCCTGTACAGCACGGATATATCCAAAGCCGTCCAATATCTCAAAGAGGGGCTGATATGGGCCGAAGTGCTGAAAGACTCCAGCAAGATCGGGGCCATTTGCGAGGAACTCTATACCCAGTACCGCTACGCTGGCCAAAACGATTCGGCTGTAGCGTTCTATCAACGGTTTATAGGCATAAAAGAAGAACAGGGCAACACCGTCGAGCTGATCGGCGATTACATTGCCTACGGCGGATACCAGGAGCAACTCGGCAACTATGCCGAAGCCCAAAGGTACCTGATCCGGGCGCTGGAGATGGCGGAGTCCATTCAGGACACCTTCTCTATAATGAGCCTGTACACCAACATCGGAGCTGTTTTCAAAGCGCAGAAGGATTGGGGCAACGCCCTGTCCTACAGCCGGAAAGCTGCCGCTATGGCCCGCCTGAGAAATATTCGGGGCATCGAAGCTGTCAACCTCAAAAACCAGGCCGACGTGCTGTCGGAAACCGGCCAGCCGGGAATGGCTGCTTCAAATTATCAGCAGGCGCTCAAGATTTTCCTCGAACTGAACCAGCCCATTGCGGCAGCGGAAGCACAGATCAGCCTGTTGAAGATGCAGGACCAAGGCCATTTGTCCGGCACGGATGACACCGAAAGGGCGATAAAAATCCTAACCGAAGCCCTAACCATCCGGAAAAAGATAAACGACCGGGCCAATATGCTTCATACTCAGCTGGTGCTCGCCCGGCTGGAGCTGTTCCGGGGAGAATATGGCCGGGCAGAGGCGCTGCTCCTGGAAGCGCTGGAGTGGAGCACTGAAATGGAGAGCCAAAGCAGCCGGGTGGAAGCATATAGCCTGCTGGCCCGCGCCCGCGCCGGAATGGGCGATTTCCAGCGGGCCTATCATTTTCAGGAACAGCTCCGGATTGTGCAGGACAGCATACTGTCCAGGCAAAATACGTCGATCGTACAGGAGCTGGAAGTGAAGTACCAGGCCGAAAAAAAGGACCGCGCCCTGGCAGAACGGCAGGCCCGGGCGGAACAATTGGAGGCCGAGATTCAGAAAAAATACTACCAGGTCGTCCTGTTGGCAGTAGGCTCCATCCTGGCTTCCCTGATTGCCTGCCTGTTGTTTTTCCTGTTCCGCTACAACAAACGGCTGCACCTGCACCGCCTTGAGATCATCCGCAAAGAGCAGGAAACCCGGCACCTGCAGGCCGTTATAGAAGGAGAAGAAAAAGAACGCAAACGCCTGGCGCATGAGCTGCACGACGGCCTCGGCGCCGTGCTGGCCACCGCCAAAATGCAGATCAGCGCCTTGTCCGACAACGTGCCGGCGGTGCAGCTCTCCCACAGCTATTCCAAAGCGGAACACCTGCTGGACGAAGCCTGCCGCAGCGTCCGGGAAATCTCTCACAACCTGACGCCCGACATACTGGAGCAAAACGGCCTGGAATTTGCCTTGCACTACCTGTGCGAGTCCATCGCCAAAGCCCATGGCCTGGAAACCGACTTCATCCCCTTCGGCCTGGAGGCCGACATTCCGGAACCGGCCAGCATCGCCGTCTACCGCATCACCCAGGAGTTGCTGAAAAACATTACCCAGCATTCCGGCGCCCGCTCCGTCATCGTTCAGGCGGCCCTCGAAGACGGATGGCTCCACCTCATCGTGGAAGACGATGGCCGGGGCTTCGAGCTCAACGGCGATTTTGCCGGCGGAATTGGCCTGTTCAATATGCGGTCGAGAGTATCCTACCTGGGAGGGCGGCTGAGCGTGGAATCACAACCGGGGCAGGGAAGTACTTTTTGTGTTGACCTACCGGTGGGGGGGAGGGAATGA
- a CDS encoding carbon-nitrogen hydrolase family protein, which translates to MPTTKIALIQAAAVLFDLNATIEKAGRLAREAAEGGAQFVLFPEAFIGGYPRGLGFGTVVGSRSPQGREQWLEYFQNALVMGSPAMGRLSAIAREHGVYLAMGAVERDAQENTLYCSLLYFSPEGRLLHRHRKLKPTAAERIIWGEGNGTDLTVLDTPPGRMGGLICWENYMPLARMALYEQNVQIYLAPTADQRDSWQATLRHIACEGRCYVLGCNQFVTKAMYPEQCREELKGQPEVLCRGGSAVVGPLGDVVAGPLWDEEGILYAEIDLDEVVKSKMDFDVVGHYGWRR; encoded by the coding sequence ATGCCAACCACCAAAATCGCCCTCATCCAGGCCGCCGCCGTGCTCTTCGACCTGAACGCCACCATTGAAAAGGCCGGCCGCCTCGCCCGCGAAGCGGCGGAAGGCGGCGCCCAATTCGTCCTCTTCCCCGAGGCTTTTATCGGGGGCTATCCGCGGGGGCTGGGCTTTGGCACGGTAGTAGGCAGCCGCTCGCCCCAGGGAAGGGAGCAGTGGCTGGAGTATTTTCAAAATGCCCTGGTGATGGGCAGCCCCGCCATGGGGCGGCTGAGCGCCATCGCCCGGGAGCATGGCGTGTATCTGGCTATGGGCGCCGTGGAGCGAGATGCTCAGGAGAACACCCTGTACTGCAGCCTCCTCTATTTCTCGCCGGAAGGCCGGTTGCTGCACCGCCACCGCAAGCTAAAACCCACCGCCGCCGAACGCATCATCTGGGGGGAGGGCAACGGAACCGATCTAACGGTGCTGGATACTCCTCCCGGCAGGATGGGCGGGCTCATCTGCTGGGAAAACTACATGCCCCTGGCCCGAATGGCCCTCTACGAGCAGAATGTGCAAATCTACCTGGCCCCCACCGCCGATCAGCGCGATTCCTGGCAGGCTACCCTGAGGCACATCGCCTGCGAGGGGCGCTGTTACGTGCTGGGCTGCAATCAGTTCGTCACCAAGGCAATGTATCCGGAACAATGCCGGGAAGAACTGAAAGGCCAGCCGGAAGTACTGTGCCGGGGAGGCAGCGCGGTAGTGGGGCCGCTGGGGGACGTCGTTGCCGGGCCGCTCTGGGATGAGGAAGGAATCCTTTATGCGGAGATCGATCTGGATGAAGTGGTGAAGAGTAAAATGGATTTTGACGTGGTGGGGCATTATGGGTGGAGGCGCTAA
- a CDS encoding GNAT family N-acetyltransferase, which produces MTPFHLRPWSLGDLDSLVKFGDNFNIAKNLTDQFPHPYTSEKGKTFIEYATRNDPPNILAIEVNGQAAGGIGIHPQSDIHRKNAELGYWLAEPYWGQGIVTRAIPQMVDYGFQHWDINRIFARPFGTNIASQRVLEKAGFVLEARLEKTIFKNGEYLDELIYAVRRR; this is translated from the coding sequence ATGACACCTTTCCACCTCCGCCCCTGGTCCCTCGGCGACCTCGACAGCCTCGTAAAGTTTGGCGACAATTTCAATATCGCCAAAAACCTGACCGACCAGTTTCCGCACCCCTACACTTCGGAAAAAGGCAAAACCTTTATCGAATACGCCACCCGAAACGACCCGCCCAACATCCTCGCCATAGAGGTAAACGGGCAGGCCGCCGGCGGCATTGGCATCCATCCTCAATCCGACATTCACCGCAAGAACGCCGAGCTGGGCTACTGGCTGGCCGAACCCTACTGGGGCCAGGGCATCGTCACCCGGGCAATCCCTCAAATGGTGGATTACGGCTTTCAGCACTGGGACATCAACCGCATCTTCGCCCGCCCCTTTGGGACCAACATCGCCTCGCAGCGGGTACTGGAAAAAGCCGGCTTTGTGCTGGAAGCACGGTTGGAGAAAACGATCTTTAAAAATGGGGAGTATCTGGATGAGTTGATCTATGCAGTACGGAGAAGGTGA
- a CDS encoding alpha-L-fucosidase, producing MLYALFPFRAISGWTTLPLLLALLLLACNQAETHQAPPPPGKTARLEWFRQAKFGMFIHWGPYSQLAGEWNGRQVPVGENAEWIMQKLEIPREEYRALARQFNPARFDAEAWAQLAQDAGMKYLVVTAKHHDGFAMYHSTSSPYNITDFTPFGRDPLQELAAACRKRGIRFGLYYSHREDWDEPYAYGNTWDFNFSPPDSLALFEQRYLYTKAKPQVEELLANFDSLAILWFDRGLYTPQQAQEFIDLIHRRQPWCLINGRVGSYGQELLGDYQNMNDNGMPPGGIEEYWETPQTLNETWGYSRFDHNWKPASEIIEKLATVASRGGNYLLNVGPDGEGVIPEESEKALRQVGRWMQQNSESIYGTTGSPFLDIPWGYCTVKGNRLYLHVFDPPEDGALILEGLTTAVTAAHLLADPQQKLLFTQDGTTLRFELPPILPDTINTVLVVDLAGPPEVLPPVIQADENGAFLLDHYTAQTYGATVKRFNRKGKFHLSKWAAPQDSAVWYFEVERPQRYELSIAYAVQPEWAGQPFVVRLNGQEIKAQVEETGDWYDYQTFVLDTIAILRAGQQKLTICPAEELLGYLMYFKAIELKPVN from the coding sequence CAAAACAGCCCGCCTGGAATGGTTCCGCCAAGCCAAATTCGGAATGTTCATCCACTGGGGCCCTTACTCCCAACTGGCTGGCGAGTGGAACGGCAGGCAGGTGCCCGTCGGCGAGAATGCCGAATGGATCATGCAGAAGCTGGAAATACCGAGGGAGGAGTACCGCGCCCTGGCCCGGCAGTTCAACCCCGCCCGCTTCGACGCCGAGGCCTGGGCGCAACTGGCGCAGGACGCGGGCATGAAGTACCTCGTCGTCACCGCCAAGCACCACGACGGCTTCGCGATGTACCATTCTACAAGTAGCCCCTACAACATCACCGATTTTACCCCATTCGGGCGCGACCCCCTGCAGGAGCTGGCCGCCGCCTGCCGCAAACGGGGCATCCGCTTCGGCCTCTACTACTCTCACCGGGAGGACTGGGACGAGCCCTACGCCTACGGCAATACCTGGGATTTCAACTTCAGCCCGCCCGACTCCCTGGCGCTGTTTGAACAGCGCTACCTGTACACCAAGGCCAAACCCCAGGTGGAGGAACTCCTGGCCAACTTCGACTCCCTGGCCATCCTCTGGTTCGACCGCGGCCTGTACACCCCACAACAAGCTCAGGAATTCATCGATCTGATCCACCGCCGCCAGCCCTGGTGCCTGATCAACGGCCGGGTGGGCAGCTACGGCCAGGAACTGCTGGGCGACTACCAGAACATGAACGACAACGGCATGCCGCCGGGCGGCATCGAGGAGTACTGGGAAACGCCCCAAACTCTGAACGAAACCTGGGGATACAGCCGCTTCGACCACAACTGGAAGCCTGCATCGGAGATCATCGAAAAACTGGCAACGGTCGCCAGCCGGGGCGGAAATTACCTCCTCAACGTGGGCCCCGACGGCGAAGGGGTGATCCCCGAGGAAAGCGAAAAAGCGCTCCGGCAGGTGGGCCGGTGGATGCAGCAAAACAGCGAAAGCATCTACGGCACTACGGGCAGCCCCTTCCTGGACATCCCCTGGGGATACTGCACCGTGAAGGGCAACCGGTTGTACCTGCACGTTTTTGACCCGCCCGAAGATGGCGCCCTGATATTGGAGGGGCTGACAACGGCGGTCACCGCGGCTCATCTTCTCGCCGATCCGCAACAAAAACTTCTTTTCACCCAGGATGGAACCACCCTCCGTTTCGAGCTGCCCCCTATCCTGCCCGACACCATCAATACCGTGCTCGTTGTTGATCTGGCCGGCCCGCCCGAGGTGCTGCCTCCCGTCATCCAGGCTGATGAAAACGGCGCCTTCCTCCTCGATCACTATACCGCCCAAACCTACGGCGCGACCGTTAAGCGCTTCAACCGAAAAGGCAAATTCCACCTTTCCAAATGGGCCGCCCCGCAGGACAGCGCCGTGTGGTATTTCGAGGTGGAACGGCCACAGCGTTACGAGCTGTCCATCGCCTACGCCGTTCAGCCGGAATGGGCGGGCCAGCCTTTTGTCGTCCGCCTCAATGGGCAGGAGATAAAAGCGCAGGTAGAGGAAACCGGCGACTGGTACGACTACCAAACTTTTGTGCTGGATACGATCGCTATCCTCCGGGCAGGCCAGCAAAAGTTGACGATCTGTCCGGCGGAGGAACTTTTGGGGTATTTGATGTATTTTAAGGCCATAGAGTTGAAGCCCGTCAATTAG